A window from Rhizobium sp. BG4 encodes these proteins:
- a CDS encoding transporter substrate-binding domain-containing protein, giving the protein MRRFSILKTALLSGVLAFAGMAAHAADLSVGANIGNVPWEFQDETGKTVGFEVDLVTEVAKRLNKSVEFVNIPFNGLFSAVQSGRINMAVSSITITEKRLESVSFAQPYYDSDQSLTVMAASGIKDLKGMSGKVVGVDTGSTGDMWATNNTAKYSLGEIRRFEGLQPAMLDLAAGRIDGYISDIPALQYYVKDKPEIKVVERIPTGEKYSIMFNKGDPLAKQVNDVITTLKGEGFIAKLHETWFGAKAEDTTSTVKVEDMPAAK; this is encoded by the coding sequence ATGCGTCGTTTTTCGATTTTGAAGACTGCCCTGCTGTCGGGCGTTCTGGCATTTGCCGGAATGGCAGCCCATGCCGCCGATCTCTCGGTCGGTGCCAATATCGGTAACGTCCCGTGGGAGTTTCAGGACGAGACCGGCAAGACCGTCGGCTTCGAGGTCGATCTCGTCACCGAGGTCGCCAAGCGCCTCAACAAGTCCGTCGAGTTCGTCAACATTCCGTTCAACGGGCTGTTCTCTGCCGTACAGTCGGGCCGTATCAACATGGCGGTGTCGTCGATCACCATCACCGAGAAGCGCCTGGAATCCGTCAGCTTTGCCCAGCCCTATTATGACAGCGATCAGTCGCTGACCGTCATGGCGGCAAGCGGCATCAAGGACCTGAAGGGCATGAGCGGCAAGGTCGTTGGCGTCGATACCGGCTCGACCGGCGACATGTGGGCAACCAACAATACCGCCAAGTACAGCCTCGGCGAAATCCGCCGCTTCGAGGGCCTGCAGCCGGCGATGCTCGATCTCGCCGCCGGCCGTATCGACGGCTATATCAGCGATATCCCGGCGCTTCAGTATTACGTCAAGGACAAGCCGGAGATCAAAGTCGTCGAGCGCATTCCGACCGGCGAAAAGTATTCGATCATGTTCAACAAGGGCGACCCGCTTGCCAAGCAGGTCAACGACGTGATCACGACGCTGAAGGGCGAAGGCTTCATCGCCAAGCTGCATGAAACATGGTTCGGCGCCAAGGCCGAAGACACGACCTCGACCGTGAAGGTCGAAGACATGCCTGCCGCAAAATAA
- a CDS encoding amino acid ABC transporter permease: MDIFTTFFNLAVLERSFPLLLSGLWITLELGLVSIVGGLIGGLILALLRLYGHPVIQALAKIYIDIFRSIPLLVLLIVIYYALPFVGIRLSPFVSAVSALTLVSTAYTAEIFRAGIEAIPRGQFEASEALGLSYRHMMAEIILPQAVKIVIPPLTNNCINVMKDTALASVVAMPDLLKQATQAQALTANPSPLIGAAVIYIVFLWPMVIIVARLEKRFSAGRRR; encoded by the coding sequence ATGGATATTTTCACGACCTTCTTCAATCTGGCGGTGCTGGAGCGCTCCTTTCCGCTGCTCCTCTCCGGCCTGTGGATCACGCTCGAGCTCGGCCTCGTCAGCATCGTCGGCGGCCTCATCGGCGGTCTGATCCTAGCATTGCTGCGCCTTTACGGGCATCCGGTGATCCAGGCGCTTGCCAAGATCTATATCGACATCTTCCGCTCGATCCCGCTGCTCGTTCTGCTGATCGTCATCTACTATGCCCTGCCGTTCGTCGGTATCCGGCTTTCGCCCTTCGTCTCGGCAGTCAGCGCGCTGACGCTGGTCTCGACGGCTTACACGGCCGAGATTTTCCGCGCCGGTATCGAGGCGATCCCGCGCGGGCAGTTCGAGGCATCCGAGGCGCTCGGCCTTTCCTACCGGCACATGATGGCCGAGATCATCCTGCCGCAGGCGGTCAAGATCGTCATTCCGCCGCTCACCAACAACTGCATCAACGTCATGAAGGATACGGCGCTCGCCTCCGTGGTGGCGATGCCCGATCTTCTCAAGCAGGCAACCCAGGCCCAGGCGCTAACGGCCAACCCGTCGCCGCTGATCGGCGCCGCGGTCATCTACATCGTCTTCCTCTGGCCGATGGTCATCATCGTCGCCCGGCTCGAAAAACGCTTCAGTGCGGGGAGGCGCAGATGA
- a CDS encoding amino acid ABC transporter ATP-binding protein, with product MKTIVNIQKLDKSYGDFQVLHGIDLSIAEGEVVCVIGPSGSGKSTLIRCINHLESFSSESRIEVDGIKVERGRNLARVRAEVGMVFQSFNLFPHLSVLKNIMIAPMRVRGTPPDEAARKARDLLARVGITEQADKYPEQLSGGQQQRVAIARALAMEPRVLLFDEPTSALDPEMVGEVLDVMRKLAGTGVTMIVVTHEMGFARQVADRVIFMDGGRIVEAGTPAEIFDNPREERTRSFLRAVLNH from the coding sequence ATGAAAACCATCGTCAACATCCAGAAGCTCGACAAATCCTATGGCGATTTCCAGGTGCTGCACGGCATCGACCTGTCGATTGCCGAAGGTGAGGTGGTCTGTGTCATCGGCCCATCGGGCTCGGGCAAATCCACCCTGATCCGCTGCATCAATCACCTGGAAAGCTTCTCCAGCGAAAGCCGCATCGAAGTCGACGGCATCAAGGTCGAGCGCGGTCGCAACCTTGCCCGGGTGCGGGCCGAGGTCGGCATGGTCTTCCAGTCGTTCAACCTCTTCCCGCATCTGAGCGTCCTGAAGAACATCATGATCGCCCCGATGCGCGTGCGCGGCACGCCGCCTGACGAAGCGGCGCGCAAGGCGAGGGACCTGCTTGCACGCGTTGGTATCACCGAGCAGGCCGACAAGTATCCCGAGCAGCTGTCCGGCGGCCAGCAGCAGCGCGTAGCGATTGCCCGGGCGCTTGCGATGGAACCGCGCGTCCTGCTGTTCGACGAGCCGACATCGGCGCTCGACCCGGAAATGGTCGGCGAAGTTCTCGACGTCATGCGCAAGCTTGCCGGTACAGGTGTGACCATGATCGTCGTCACCCACGAGATGGGCTTTGCCCGGCAGGTCGCCGACCGCGTGATCTTCATGGATGGCGGCCGCATCGTTGAAGCCGGTACGCCGGCCGAGATTTTCGACAATCCGCGCGAGGAACGCACGAGAAGCTTCCTGCGCGCCGTTCTCAATCACTGA